In Alosa sapidissima isolate fAloSap1 chromosome 11, fAloSap1.pri, whole genome shotgun sequence, a single window of DNA contains:
- the LOC121723730 gene encoding uncharacterized protein LOC121723730 isoform X8: MACHVTGRSAYPDNWRSVVGQRSPGQWHQGDCGSPQYYKVDPKDCRGFLGVQDNNDPPKSEVMAFLKGKALECLRDLSVEDRCSAYLCWQLTALLCQMNGNVTGNDIAELLLCKETAKLRQEEESTVYDLVDIDGKAKRRAKGTLSVKAVDVSKPGDWSAASQRFRQLLCAGRAKEALEYAVQKALWGHAFRLASRMGTTELQRVVARFADSMEEGDPLRTLYQIESGRIPDVATRCGENWYTHLASVLTAVCPKDLRITTAKMMGESLRSKGMMEASHFCFVAAQIQVGTLYKVPLKVEIDPDQRTPLVLEATKVPLAFKKEVTAAKAEDPTLADMEASVPISAGPAQVPIPAPMTITVPLGKVKQSYADHYHLNNETGQCIKTTLSAQEVKAVSPAPDVEAAQSQSLIEQKLLKPAADSVTGTPSLRGVNTVDPGKMEAVSPPVTAAFTKDDAPSFKQEETAATAEVPPLADMEASVPISAGPAQVPIPAPMTITVPLGKVKQSYADHYHLNRPRRRYVDVFATSELTVQVAPPNMLDLMAPMAIPDLIEHQDETGQCIKKTLSAQEVKAVSPAPDVEAAQSQPLIEQKLLEPAADSVTGTPSLRGVNTVDPGKMEAVSPPVTAASTKDDAPSFKQEVMVATAEVPPLADMEASVPISAGPAQVPIPAPMTITVPLGKVKQSYADHYHLNNETGQCIKTTLPAQEVKAVSPAPDVEAAQSQPLIEQKLLEPAADSVTGTPSLRGVNTVDPGKMEAVSPPVTAASTKDDAPSFKQERAATAEDPPLADMEASMPASAGPAQVPIPAPMTITVPLGKVKQSYADHDHLNRPRGRYVDVFATSELTVQVAPPNMLDLMAPMAIPDLIEHQDETGQCIKTTLSAQEVMAVSPAPDVEAAQSQPLIEQKLLEPAADSVTGTPSLRGVNTVDPGKMEAVSPPVTAASTKDDAPSFKQEVMVATAEVPPLAYMEASVPISAGPAQVPIPAPMTITITLGKVKQSYADHYHLNNETGQCIKTTLPSQEVKAVSPALDVEAAQSQPLIEQKLLEPAADSVTGTPSLRGVNTVDPGKMEAVSPPVTAASTKDDAPSFKEVMVATAEVPPLAYMEASVPISAGPAQVPIPAPMTITITLGKVKQSYADHYHLNNETGQCIKMTLPSQEVKAVSPAPDVEAAQSQPLIEQKLLEPAADSVTGTPSLRGVNTVDPGKMEAVSPPVTAASTKDDAPSFKQEVMVATAEVPPLAYMEASVPISAGPAQVPIPAPMTITITLGKVKQSYADHYHLNNETGQCIKTTLPAQEVKAVSPAPDVEAAQSQPLIEQKLLEPAADSVTGTPSLRGVNTVDPGKMEAVSPPVTAASTKDDAPSFKQERAATAEDPPLADMEASMPASAGPAQVPIPAPMTITVPLGKVKQSYADHDHLNRPRGRYVDVFATSELTVQVAPPNMLDVMAPMAIPDLIEHQDETGQCIKTTLSAQEVKAVSPAPDVEAAQSQPLIEQKLLEPAADSVTGTPSLRGVNTVDPGKMEAVSPPVTAASTKDDAPSFKQEVMVATAEVPPLAYMEASVPISAGPAQVPIPAPMTITITLGKVKQSYADHYHLNNETGQCIKTTLPSQEVKAVSPAPDVEAAQSQPLIEQKLLEPAADSVTGTPSLRGVNTVDPGKMEAVSPPVTAASTKDDAPSFKQEVMVATAEVPPLADMEASVPISAGPAQVPIPAPMTITVPLGKVKQSYADHYHLNNETGQCIKTTLPAQEVKAVSPAPDVEAAQSQPLIEQKLLEPAADSVTGTPSLRGVNTVDPGKMEAVSPPVTAASTKDDAPSFKQERAATAEDPPLADMEASMPASAGPAQVPIPAPMTITVPLGKVKQSYADHDHLNRPRGRYVDVFATSELTVQVAPPNMLDVMAPMAIPDLIEHQDETGQCIKTTLSAQEVMAVSPAPDVEAAQSQPLIEQKLLEPAADSVTGTPSLRGVNTVDPGKMEAVSPPVTAASTKDDAPSFKQEVMVATAEVPPLADMEASVPISAGPAQVPIPAPMTITVTLGKVKQSYADHYHLNNETGQCIKTTLPAQEVKAVSPAPDVEAAQSQPLIEQKLLEPAADSVTGTPSLRGVNTVDPGKMEPVSPPVTAASTKDDAPSFKQEETAATAEDPPLADMEAPQLQTLIDPLPVNTPKQPHVAPGSMKAVSLQVKTACTKNDELSFKRYCRGWLSWIIPRKKEAHLPDDKNKSIFWDESKQKWVDRNEPEEKTKAVPPPPMGPPLMPPRNTGSPTGSGGPSTALSTNGPPVNMFRRIGNKNRYVDIMKPSGDNTKPLESFVSPSMLTLWTPVVKTNIFNPAQVSAGDMVESVTQPCPPLAELSRPPTETETVHDPA, encoded by the exons GTCTACGATTTGGTAGATATAGATGGCAAGGCAAAGCGTAGGGCTAAGGGGACCCTTAGTGTAAAGGCTGTAGATGTCAGCAAACCTGGCGACTGGAGCGCCGCATCACAGCGCTTCAGGCAGTTGCTCTGTGCTGGCAGGGCAAAG GAGGCACTGGAATACGCTGTCCAGAAGGCGTTGTGGGGCCATGCCTTTCGACTGGCAAGCAGGATGGGCACCACAGAACTGCAAAGAGTTGTGGCAAG ATTTGCTGATTCTATGGAGGAGGGTGATCCCCTGAGGACTCTATATCAGATAGAGTCTGGAAGAATACCAGACGTTGCCACG CGTTGTGGTGAAAACTGGTACACTCATCTGGCCTCTGTTTTGACTGCGGTGTGTCCGAAAGATCTACGGATCACAACAGCAAAAATGATGGGAGAAAGCTTGA GATCGAAGGGCATGATGGAAGCATcccatttttgttttgtggcTGCTCAGATCCAGGTGGGCACACTATATAAAGTGCCATTAAAAGTTGAAATTGACCCTGACCAAAG AACTCCTCTTGTTCTAGAAGCAACGAAGGTTCCACTAGCTTTCAAG AAGGAGGTGACGGCGGCAAAAGCCGAAGATCCTACTCTCGCTGACATGGAGGCTTCAGTGCCTATCTCTGCAGGGCCAGCACAAGTGCCCATCCCAGCACCAATGACCATTACCGTCCCATTGGGAAAAGTGAAGCAGTCATATGCTGACCACTATCATCTGaata ATGAGACTGGACAGTGCATAAAAACGACTCTGTCTGCTCAG GAGGTGAAGGCTGTCTCTCCTGCTCCTGATGTGGAGGCTGCTCAATCACAGTCTCTGATAGAGCAGAAGCTTCTGAAACCAGCTGCTGATAGTGTCACTGGCACTCCATCACTCAGAGGAGTGAACACTGTGGATCCTGGCAAGATGGAGGCAGTGAGTCCTCCAGTAACAGCTGCCTTCACTAAGGATGACGCACCATCCTTTAAG CAGGAGGAgacagcagcaacagctgaagTTCCTCCTCTCGCTGACATGGAGGCTTCAGTGCCCATCTCTGCAGGGCCAGCACAAGTGCCCATCCCAGCACCAATGACCATTACCGTCCCATTGGGAAAAGTGAAGCAGTCATATGCTGACCACTATCATCTGaata GGCCCAGGCGGAGGTATGTGGATGTATTTGCAACATCAGAGCTGACAGTGCAAGTCGCCCCACCCAACATGCTGGACCTCATGGCACCAATGGCCATTCCTGACCTCATAGAACATCAAG ATGAGACTGGACAGTGCATAAAAAAGACTCTGTCTGCTCAG GAGGTGAAGGCTGTCTCTCCTGCTCCTGATGTGGAGGCTGCCCAGTCACAGCCTCTGATTGAGCAGAAGCTTCTGGAACCAGCTGCTGATAGTGTCACTGGCACTCCATCACTCAGAGGAGTGAACACTGTGGATCCTGGCAAGATGGAGGCAGTGAGTCCTCCAGTAACAGCTGCCTCCACTAAGGATGATGCACCATCCTTTAAG CAGGAGGTGATGGTGGCAACTGCTGAAGTTCCTCCTCTCGCTGACATGGAGGCTTCAGTGCCCATCTCTGCAGGGCCAGCACAAGTGCCCATCCCAGCACCAATGACCATTACCGTCCCATTGGGAAAAGTGAAGCAGTCATATGCTGACCACTATCATCTGaata ATGAGACTGGACAGTGCATAAAAACGACTCTGCCTGCTCAG GAGGTGAAGGCTGTCTCTCCTGCTCCTGATGTGGAAGCTGCCCAGTCACAGCCTCTGATAGAGCAGAAGCTTCTGGAACCAGCTGCTGATAGTGTCACTGGCACTCCATCACTCAGAGGAGTGAACACTGTGGATCCTGGCAAGATGGAGGCAGTGAGTCCTCCAGTAACAGCTGCTTCCACCAAGGATGACGCACCATCCTTTAAG caggagagagcagcAACAGCCGAAGATCCTCCTCTCGCTGACATGGAGGCTTCAATGCCCGCCTCTGCAGGGCCAGCACAAGTGCCCATCCCAGCACCAATGACCATTACCGTCCCATTGGGAAAAGTGAAGCAGTCATATGCTGACCACGATCATCTGaata GGCCCAGGGGGAGGTATGTGGATGTATTTGCAACATCAGAGCTGACAGTGCAAGTCGCTCCACCCAACATGCTGGACCTCATGGCACCAATGGCCATTCCTGACCTCATAGAACATCAAG ATGAGACTGGACAGTGCATAAAAACGACTCTGTCTGCTCAG GAGGTGATGGCTGTCTCTCCTGCTCCTGATGTGGAGGCTGCTCAATCACAGCCTCTGATAGAGCAGAAGCTTCTGGAACCAGCTGCTGATAGTGTCACTGGCACTCCATCACTCAGAGGAGTGAACACTGTGGATCCTGGCAAGATGGAGGCAGTGAGTCCTCCAGTAACAGCTGCCTCCACTAAGGATGATGCACCATCCTTTAAG CAGGAGGTGATGGTGGCAACTGCTGAAGTTCCTCCTCTCGCTTACATGGAGGCTTCAGTGCCCATCTCTGCAGGGCCAGCACAAGTGCCCATCCCAGCACCAATGACCATTACCATCACATTGGGAAAAGTGAAGCAGTCATATGCTGACCACTATCATCTGaata ATGAGACTGGACAGTGCATAAAAACGACTCTGCCTTCTCAG GAGGTGAAGGCTGTCTCTCCTGCTCTTGATGTGGAGGCTGCCCAGTCACAGCCTCTGATAGAGCAGAAGCTTCTGGAACCAGCTGCTGATAGTGTCACTGGCACTCCATCACTCAGAGGAGTGAACACTGTGGATCCTGGCAAGATGGAGGCAGTGAGTCCTCCAGTAACAGCTGCCTCCACTAAGGATGATGCACCATCCTTTAAG GAGGTGATGGTGGCAACTGCTGAAGTTCCTCCTCTCGCTTACATGGAGGCTTCAGTGCCCATCTCTGCAGGGCCAGCACAAGTGCCCATCCCAGCACCAATGACCATTACCATCACATTGGGAAAAGTGAAGCAGTCATATGCTGACCACTATCATCTGaata ATGAGACTGGACAGTGCATAAAAATGACTCTGCCTTCTCAG GAGGTGAAGGCTGTCTCTCCTGCTCCTGATGTGGAGGCTGCCCAGTCACAGCCTCTGATAGAGCAGAAGCTTCTGGAACCAGCTGCTGATAGTGTCACTGGCACTCCATCACTCAGAGGAGTGAACACTGTGGATCCTGGCAAGATGGAGGCAGTGAGTCCTCCAGTAACAGCTGCCTCCACTAAGGATGATGCACCATCCTTTAAG CAGGAGGTGATGGTGGCAACTGCTGAAGTTCCTCCTCTCGCTTACATGGAGGCTTCAGTGCCCATCTCTGCAGGGCCAGCACAAGTGCCCATCCCAGCACCAATGACCATTACCATCACATTGGGAAAAGTGAAGCAGTCATATGCTGACCACTATCATCTGaata ATGAGACTGGACAGTGCATAAAAACGACTCTGCCTGCTCAG GAGGTGAAGGCTGTCTCTCCTGCTCCTGATGTGGAAGCTGCCCAGTCACAGCCTCTGATAGAGCAGAAGCTTCTGGAACCAGCTGCTGATAGTGTCACTGGCACTCCATCACTCAGAGGAGTGAACACTGTGGATCCTGGCAAGATGGAGGCAGTGAGTCCTCCAGTAACAGCTGCTTCCACCAAGGATGACGCACCATCCTTTAAG caggagagagcagcAACAGCCGAAGATCCTCCTCTCGCTGACATGGAGGCTTCAATGCCCGCCTCTGCAGGGCCAGCACAAGTGCCCATCCCAGCACCAATGACCATTACCGTCCCATTGGGAAAAGTGAAGCAGTCATATGCTGACCACGATCATCTGaata GGCCCAGGGGGAGGTATGTGGATGTATTTGCAACATCAGAGCTGACAGTGCAAGTCGCCCCACCCAACATGCTGGACGTCATGGCACCAATGGCCATTCCTGACCTCATAGAACATCAAG ATGAGACTGGACAGTGCATAAAAACGACTCTGTCTGCTCAG GAGGTGAAGGCTGTCTCTCCTGCTCCTGATGTGGAGGCTGCTCAATCACAGCCTCTGATAGAGCAGAAGCTTCTGGAACCAGCTGCTGATAGTGTCACTGGCACTCCATCACTCAGAGGAGTGAACACTGTGGATCCTGGCAAGATGGAGGCAGTGAGTCCTCCAGTAACAGCTGCCTCCACTAAGGATGATGCACCATCCTTTAAG CAGGAGGTGATGGTGGCAACTGCTGAAGTTCCTCCTCTCGCTTACATGGAGGCTTCAGTGCCCATCTCTGCAGGGCCAGCACAAGTGCCCATCCCAGCACCAATGACCATTACCATCACATTGGGAAAAGTGAAGCAGTCATATGCTGACCACTATCATCTGaata ATGAGACTGGACAGTGCATAAAAACGACTCTGCCTTCTCAG GAGGTGAAGGCTGTCTCTCCTGCTCCTGATGTGGAGGCTGCCCAGTCACAGCCTCTGATAGAGCAGAAGCTTCTGGAACCAGCTGCTGATAGTGTCACTGGCACTCCATCACTCAGAGGAGTGAACACTGTGGATCCTGGCAAGATGGAGGCAGTGAGTCCTCCAGTAACAGCTGCCTCCACTAAGGATGATGCACCATCCTTTAAG CAGGAGGTGATGGTGGCAACTGCTGAAGTTCCTCCTCTCGCTGACATGGAGGCTTCAGTGCCCATCTCTGCAGGGCCAGCACAAGTGCCCATCCCAGCACCAATGACCATTACCGTCCCATTGGGAAAAGTGAAGCAGTCATATGCTGACCACTATCATCTGaata ATGAGACTGGACAGTGCATAAAAACGACTCTGCCTGCTCAG GAGGTGAAGGCTGTCTCTCCTGCTCCTGATGTGGAAGCTGCCCAGTCACAGCCTCTGATAGAGCAGAAGCTTCTGGAACCAGCTGCTGATAGTGTCACTGGCACTCCATCACTCAGAGGAGTGAACACTGTGGATCCTGGCAAGATGGAGGCAGTGAGTCCTCCAGTAACAGCTGCTTCCACCAAGGATGACGCACCATCCTTTAAG caggagagagcagcAACAGCCGAAGATCCTCCTCTCGCTGACATGGAGGCTTCAATGCCCGCCTCTGCAGGGCCAGCACAAGTGCCCATCCCAGCACCAATGACCATTACCGTCCCATTGGGAAAAGTGAAGCAGTCATATGCTGACCACGATCATCTGaata GGCCCAGGGGGAGGTATGTGGATGTATTTGCAACATCAGAGCTGACAGTGCAAGTCGCCCCACCCAACATGCTGGACGTCATGGCACCAATGGCCATTCCTGACCTCATAGAACATCAAG ATGAGACTGGACAGTGCATAAAAACGACTCTGTCTGCTCAG GAGGTGATGGCTGTCTCTCCTGCTCCTGATGTGGAGGCTGCTCAATCACAGCCTCTGATAGAGCAGAAGCTTCTGGAACCAGCTGCTGATAGTGTCACTGGCACTCCATCACTCAGAGGAGTGAACACTGTGGATCCTGGCAAGATGGAGGCAGTGAGTCCTCCAGTAACAGCTGCCTCCACTAAGGATGATGCACCATCCTTTAAG CAGGAGGTGATGGTGGCAACTGCTGAAGTTCCTCCTCTCGCTGACATGGAGGCTTCAGTGCCCATCTCTGCAGGGCCAGCACAAGTGCCCATCCCAGCACCAATGACCATTACCGTCACATTGGGAAAAGTGAAGCAGTCATATGCTGACCACTATCATCTGaata ATGAGACTGGACAGTGCATAAAAACGACTCTGCCTGCTCAG GAGGTGAAGGCTGTCTCTCCTGCTCCTGATGTGGAGGCTGCCCAGTCACAGCCTCTGATAGAGCAGAAGCTTCTGGAACCAGCTGCTGATAGTGTCACTGGCACTCCATCACTCAGAGGAGTGAACACTGTGGATCCTGGCAAGATGGAGCCAGTGAGTCCTCCAGTAACAGCTGCTTCCACCAAGGATGACGCACCATCCTTTAAG CAGGAGGAGACAGCAGCAACTGCCGAAGATCCTCCTCTCGCTGACATGGAGGCTCCACAGTTACAGACTCTCATTGATCCGTTGCCGGTGAATACTCCGAAGCAGCCTCATGTTGCTCCTGGCAGCATGAAGGCAGTGAGTCTTCAAGTGAAGACTGCTTGCACCAAGAATGACGAACTATCCTTTAAG AGATATTGTAGGGGTTGGCTCTCGTGGATAATTCCTCGAAAGAAAGAAGCTCATCTCCCTGATGACAAAAACAAATCT ATTTTTTGGGATGAGTCTAAACAAAAATGGGTGGATCGGAATGAACCAGAGGAAAAG ACCAAAGCcgtcccaccaccacccatgggCCCTCCACTGATGCCCCCCAGGAACACAGGCAGTCCAACAGGAAGTGGTGGTCCATCTACTGCACTCTCCACCAATGGACCACCAGTCAACATGTTCCGAAGAATTG GAAATAAGAACCGATATGTTGACATCATGAAACCAAGTGGAGACAACACTAAGCCTTTGGAGTCTTTCGTTTCACCAAGCATGCTGACCCTGTGGACTCCTGTGGTCAAGACAAATATATTCAACCCAGCTCAAG TGAGTGCAGGGGATATGGTTGAAAGCGTTACACAGCCTTGTCCACCTTTGGCTGAGCTCTCAAGACCCCCTACTGAGACTGAG ACTGTGCATGACCCTGCTTAG